In a single window of the Ruminococcus albus 7 = DSM 20455 genome:
- the guaA gene encoding glutamine-hydrolyzing GMP synthase, producing the protein MTNEYVLILDFGGQYNQLIARRVRECNVYCEVKPYNKIGIDEIKKLAPKGIIFTGGPQSVYGEDAPSVSKEIFELGIPVLGICYGSQLMAHVLGGKVETCTVSEYGKTETEYDKSCALFADAEIPTRAVSWMSHTDFISEVPEGFKIAAHTSNCPCAAMCNKDKKLYAVQFHPEVNHTQFGVKMLASFLKDVCGCTGDWTMENYAEKAIKDIREKVGDGKVLLALSGGVDSSVLAALLSKAVGRQLTCIFVDHGFMRKNEGDEVEAAFKDWDINFVRVNAKEQFMGKLRGVSDPETKRKTIGEEFIRVFEAEAKKIGKVDFLAQGTIYPDVIESGAGDAAVIKSHHNVGGLPDHVDFKEIIEPLRMLFKDETRKLGQELGLSETLVWRQPFPGPGLAIRIIGEITDDKLEILQDADWIFREEIAKAGLDRSINQYFAVLTNNRSVGVMGDFRTYDYTLALRAVETTDFMTAEFSRIPYDVLETASRRIVNEVKNINRVCYDITTKPPATIEWE; encoded by the coding sequence ATGACCAACGAATATGTTCTCATACTTGACTTCGGCGGACAGTACAACCAGCTCATTGCAAGACGTGTGCGTGAATGTAATGTTTACTGTGAAGTCAAGCCATACAACAAGATAGGCATAGATGAAATAAAGAAGCTTGCTCCCAAGGGCATTATTTTTACAGGCGGTCCTCAGAGTGTTTACGGTGAAGATGCACCCAGCGTATCCAAGGAGATTTTTGAACTTGGCATACCGGTTCTGGGAATATGCTACGGTTCACAGCTGATGGCTCATGTACTAGGTGGAAAAGTCGAGACCTGCACGGTTTCGGAATACGGTAAGACAGAAACAGAGTACGACAAGTCCTGTGCGCTTTTTGCTGATGCTGAGATACCTACCCGCGCAGTAAGCTGGATGAGCCATACTGATTTTATATCCGAAGTACCCGAAGGCTTCAAAATCGCAGCGCACACTTCTAACTGCCCTTGTGCTGCAATGTGCAATAAGGATAAGAAACTGTATGCTGTACAGTTCCACCCTGAGGTGAATCATACTCAGTTCGGTGTGAAAATGCTTGCAAGCTTCCTGAAGGATGTCTGTGGCTGCACAGGCGACTGGACAATGGAGAATTACGCTGAAAAGGCAATAAAGGATATACGAGAAAAGGTCGGTGACGGCAAGGTACTGCTGGCACTTTCGGGCGGTGTTGACAGTTCTGTTCTGGCAGCTCTGCTTTCCAAGGCAGTCGGCAGACAGCTCACCTGCATTTTTGTCGATCACGGTTTCATGAGAAAGAATGAAGGCGACGAGGTCGAGGCTGCTTTCAAGGACTGGGATATCAATTTCGTAAGAGTCAATGCGAAAGAGCAGTTCATGGGCAAGCTTCGCGGAGTATCCGACCCTGAAACAAAGCGCAAGACTATCGGTGAAGAATTCATAAGAGTATTTGAAGCCGAGGCAAAGAAAATAGGCAAGGTCGATTTCCTTGCGCAGGGCACTATCTATCCCGATGTTATCGAGAGCGGTGCAGGAGATGCTGCCGTTATAAAGAGTCACCACAACGTTGGCGGACTTCCCGATCACGTTGATTTCAAGGAGATCATCGAACCTCTGAGAATGCTGTTCAAGGACGAGACAAGAAAACTCGGTCAGGAACTTGGTCTTAGTGAGACTCTGGTATGGAGACAGCCTTTCCCGGGTCCCGGTCTTGCTATAAGAATAATCGGCGAGATCACCGATGACAAGCTGGAGATACTTCAGGACGCTGACTGGATCTTCCGCGAGGAGATCGCAAAGGCAGGTCTTGACAGGAGTATAAACCAGTACTTTGCAGTGCTGACCAACAATCGATCTGTTGGTGTTATGGGCGATTTCCGTACTTACGATTACACACTTGCTCTGAGAGCTGTTGAGACCACCGATTTCATGACCGCAGAATTCAGCCGCATCCCATATGATGTACTTGAAACTGCTTCCCGCAGGATAGTAAACGAGGTAAAGAATATCAACCGCGTATGCTATGATATTACCACAAAGCCACCCGCAACTATTGAGTGGGAATAA
- a CDS encoding DUF4153 domain-containing protein, translating into MDDNNPINLTDKTPESVGDTLANSVMSYRDYPSVVKEKTVFTKAEKILALGALGTGYGIVQFALMNTTGFFTTALFLIIISLTIAYLKKTGHSFKTSHKIWSIVMITFSTVFSLTANDMIKTLDLIFLILAGAYLVYGVCAEKDLFGRFTPSEILKSSVTDPLRDSVKEYSALASIFKRKNCGAAMRSVLGGIILAFPLTIVVSVLLVSADQGFENYFVSFFSFLEIFDIMLFSGKLILSFLVAGYLFGLFFYHTRAERMQILDEESCIDSIRKFRIVSNTTVYVAVTPICLLYVLFFISQANYFLAAFMNRLPADLSYAEYARRGFFELFAIELINAGVIFFINFFSKKTGEEKTFTLSFYSVMISVFTLLITATAISKMVLYIRNYGLTQLRVYTTWFMVLTAFSFVYVIIRQFKQNFAFMRASAITFTLMFALLCFSRPDAIIARYNMEYCSEHLTLHDIIEMNDLSSDAAAVITEDRYKDIIDKKYMDDKYASKNYVNKGTTGSEYINNRCEQQLGRSEYNNYNISALKLKGQISK; encoded by the coding sequence ATGGATGATAATAACCCTATAAACTTAACGGACAAGACTCCGGAATCCGTTGGAGATACGCTGGCTAACAGTGTCATGTCATACCGGGATTATCCTTCGGTAGTCAAAGAGAAGACAGTATTCACAAAAGCAGAAAAAATACTTGCATTAGGAGCTTTGGGCACCGGCTATGGCATAGTACAATTTGCACTGATGAATACCACAGGATTCTTTACAACTGCCTTGTTTCTTATCATCATCTCACTAACGATAGCATATCTAAAAAAGACAGGACATAGTTTCAAGACATCGCACAAGATCTGGTCAATAGTGATGATAACTTTCTCAACAGTCTTTTCGCTTACTGCAAATGATATGATAAAAACACTGGATCTTATATTCCTTATTCTGGCAGGCGCATACCTTGTGTATGGTGTGTGTGCTGAAAAAGATCTTTTTGGTCGTTTCACTCCTTCTGAGATATTAAAAAGCTCCGTCACCGATCCCCTCCGTGATTCTGTAAAGGAGTATTCAGCCTTAGCAAGCATCTTCAAGCGAAAAAACTGCGGTGCAGCCATGAGATCCGTTTTAGGCGGTATCATACTTGCATTTCCGCTCACAATTGTTGTATCAGTTCTGCTTGTTTCAGCCGATCAAGGATTTGAAAACTATTTTGTAAGTTTTTTCTCATTTCTTGAGATATTTGATATTATGTTATTCAGCGGGAAACTGATACTCAGCTTTCTTGTTGCGGGATATTTATTTGGCCTATTTTTCTACCACACACGCGCTGAAAGGATGCAAATTCTCGATGAGGAGAGCTGTATCGACAGCATACGCAAATTCCGTATTGTATCAAACACGACCGTATACGTAGCAGTAACACCTATCTGCCTGCTTTATGTACTGTTTTTCATTTCTCAGGCAAATTATTTTCTTGCCGCTTTTATGAACAGACTTCCCGCAGATCTAAGCTATGCAGAATATGCAAGACGCGGATTTTTTGAACTGTTCGCAATCGAACTAATAAATGCCGGTGTCATATTCTTCATCAACTTTTTCTCTAAGAAAACAGGAGAAGAAAAAACTTTCACACTGAGTTTCTACTCCGTGATGATATCCGTTTTCACACTGCTCATCACAGCTACCGCGATAAGCAAGATGGTGTTATATATCCGCAATTACGGGCTTACTCAGCTGAGAGTATATACAACATGGTTCATGGTACTTACAGCATTCAGTTTTGTATATGTTATCATCAGACAATTCAAGCAAAACTTTGCTTTCATGCGAGCATCTGCTATTACCTTCACCCTCATGTTCGCACTGCTTTGCTTCTCACGTCCTGATGCAATTATAGCAAGATATAATATGGAGTATTGTTCAGAGCATCTTACTTTGCATGATATCATCGAGATGAATGATCTCTCCTCTGATGCAGCAGCGGTAATTACCGAAGACCGTTACAAAGACATAATTGATAAGAAATATATGGATGATAAATATGCATCCAAGAACTATGTAAACAAAGGAACTACAGGCAGCGAATACATCAACAATCGCTGTGAACAACAACTCGGACGTTCAGAATATAATAATTACAATATCTCAGCATTAAAGCTGAAAGGTCAGATCTCAAAATAA
- the trmB gene encoding tRNA (guanosine(46)-N7)-methyltransferase TrmB codes for MRMRRKNNLEERLAACGDKILYLDRDVLDFSVKDDRDLLDIAAIFGNDNPVELEIGCGKGQFICELAKRYPDVNYLAVEVSSNVIVDAAEAVISQGIENVRFMRGNARYLDCFIPAGLIRRIYLNFSCPYPKNTYANHRLTHGEFLEIYKRLLAEGGEIHQKTDNMHFFEFSLEQFSENGYGLKNISLDLHNSGFEGNIVTEYEKRFSDMGMPIYRLEAYLRK; via the coding sequence ATGAGAATGAGAAGAAAAAATAACCTTGAAGAAAGACTTGCAGCCTGCGGTGACAAAATACTCTATCTCGACCGCGATGTACTGGATTTTTCTGTCAAGGATGACCGCGACCTGCTGGATATCGCAGCTATTTTCGGCAACGATAATCCTGTAGAACTTGAGATAGGCTGCGGCAAAGGTCAGTTCATATGCGAGCTGGCTAAACGCTATCCTGATGTTAATTATCTTGCAGTGGAAGTAAGTTCTAATGTAATAGTCGATGCTGCAGAAGCCGTAATATCACAGGGCATTGAAAATGTTCGATTTATGAGGGGAAATGCAAGATATCTGGACTGCTTCATACCTGCAGGACTGATAAGGCGGATATATCTTAATTTCAGCTGCCCATATCCCAAAAACACCTATGCCAATCACAGACTCACCCACGGAGAATTTCTGGAAATATACAAACGTCTGCTTGCTGAGGGCGGCGAGATCCATCAGAAGACGGATAATATGCACTTTTTTGAATTCTCACTGGAGCAGTTTTCCGAAAACGGCTACGGTCTGAAAAATATATCACTCGACCTGCATAACAGCGGATTTGAAGGCAATATCGTCACCGAATATGAAAAGCGATTTTCAGATATGGGTATGCCCATATACAGACTGGAAGCTTATTTGAGAAAATAA
- a CDS encoding sensor histidine kinase, with protein MGTRSKKISKFFPKAVRVTAFITACVAAGIALFGEMDVSRIKDRIFEMGGDMRGNLEYPEIYRTELKNMYEQLCILGVCELANMDENGKYIGNKNVQSDLLYYFDFNEYRYKKTGEGIVPYSDIFDYYVSYTVPEKMADEVLTDDETTAEEERAERTVTHFVTNISEDIINDKMTEQERINALTSNKYGYILRSGDVISSSMVSSGVMDNYSYQVAEKNGKLRDVNESYPDNYLPMGGWYSDNYGRHVFSFCNDSPIKFYEYPENTEEGFTARREWVDIESNTAEGSGIYYSTLPICDMPDYKATSGDTEGLTVYIEPEDYYFHSIYREYEDLFSEYLETRSLSLQCGILALLLIVYLIAGAVVRGLAGEHESSFADKLPFELYIGAWLLILMGTAVMGHMYWGMVYSADERAGDSAYWYLTYGAIFAVMTGIAVHSIIHVIKLISQGRCRRSFALPKLMKKLSERYRTTSLYETRRNRPAGSGLMRRSVRSLVAFLAATLMLPSSLYGSKDALQIAAAVVCVAASVYFIYSQIRAILLARDLTKLDRRITELNRNTPFEVEISPLSELSRPSDMLKNISDTVSDAVEEQIKSERMKIELVANVSHDLKTPLTSIISYIDLLKKTELDDEAMGYVQILDKKSQKLKSIVADVFSLAKATSGIDVNMEELDFVRLFNQCLADADDKINESGKVVKLSVTADTAPVMGDGNKLYRVLQNIIDNALKYSMDGSRIFMELKRTEDDVVLSVKNTSSYPIEFTADEITERFVRGDKSRTDGGSGLGLSIAKSFTEACGGHFDIELEGDMFKAVMTMPLIKKEQAEEKEII; from the coding sequence TTGGGTACAAGATCGAAAAAAATATCTAAGTTTTTTCCGAAGGCTGTCAGGGTGACGGCGTTCATCACGGCTTGTGTGGCGGCGGGTATAGCGCTGTTCGGTGAGATGGATGTGAGCCGCATTAAAGACAGGATATTCGAAATGGGCGGAGATATGCGAGGAAATCTGGAATATCCCGAGATATATCGCACCGAACTGAAAAATATGTATGAACAGCTTTGCATACTTGGCGTGTGCGAACTTGCGAATATGGACGAAAACGGTAAATACATAGGTAATAAAAACGTACAGTCCGATCTTTTGTACTATTTTGATTTCAACGAATACCGCTACAAAAAGACAGGCGAGGGCATAGTGCCATATTCAGATATATTCGACTACTATGTTTCCTATACTGTTCCCGAAAAAATGGCGGATGAAGTCCTGACCGATGATGAAACGACAGCAGAGGAGGAAAGGGCTGAGAGGACGGTAACACATTTTGTCACGAATATATCGGAGGATATCATAAATGATAAAATGACCGAACAGGAGCGTATAAATGCGCTGACTTCAAATAAATACGGATATATCCTGCGCTCGGGAGATGTGATATCATCGAGTATGGTATCATCTGGGGTGATGGACAATTACAGTTATCAGGTAGCGGAGAAGAACGGAAAACTCAGGGATGTGAATGAATCCTATCCCGATAACTATCTGCCTATGGGCGGCTGGTACAGTGATAATTACGGAAGGCACGTTTTCAGTTTCTGCAATGATTCGCCGATAAAGTTTTATGAATATCCCGAAAATACCGAGGAAGGATTTACGGCAAGGCGTGAATGGGTGGATATAGAGTCAAACACAGCAGAAGGTTCCGGTATATATTATTCTACTCTGCCTATATGCGATATGCCCGACTATAAAGCGACATCAGGGGATACCGAGGGGCTGACGGTATATATTGAACCGGAGGATTATTATTTCCATTCGATATACAGGGAGTACGAGGATCTGTTTAGCGAGTATCTCGAAACAAGATCGTTATCTTTGCAGTGCGGCATACTGGCACTGTTGCTTATAGTTTATCTTATCGCGGGGGCTGTTGTGAGAGGGCTGGCAGGAGAGCATGAAAGTTCCTTTGCTGATAAGCTGCCATTTGAACTGTACATTGGGGCATGGCTGCTGATACTTATGGGGACAGCAGTGATGGGTCATATGTATTGGGGTATGGTCTACTCCGCTGATGAACGGGCAGGGGACTCGGCTTACTGGTATCTGACATACGGTGCGATATTTGCGGTTATGACAGGTATAGCTGTACACAGCATCATTCACGTTATAAAGCTGATATCACAGGGAAGATGCAGGAGGAGTTTTGCACTTCCAAAGCTTATGAAAAAGCTCAGTGAGAGATACCGCACCACTTCACTTTACGAGACACGGAGAAACAGACCTGCGGGAAGCGGTCTTATGAGGCGCTCGGTGAGAAGCCTTGTGGCATTTCTTGCGGCGACGTTAATGCTTCCAAGCTCACTTTATGGAAGCAAAGATGCTTTACAGATAGCTGCCGCTGTTGTATGCGTGGCGGCATCGGTATACTTTATATATTCACAGATAAGGGCGATACTTCTTGCCCGTGACCTTACTAAACTGGACAGGCGTATCACGGAACTAAACCGAAACACGCCCTTTGAGGTAGAGATATCCCCTCTTTCGGAGCTGAGCAGACCTTCGGATATGCTGAAAAATATATCCGATACCGTCAGTGATGCGGTGGAGGAACAAATAAAGTCCGAGAGAATGAAGATCGAACTGGTGGCGAATGTATCACACGACCTGAAAACGCCCCTGACTTCCATAATAAGCTACATCGACCTGCTGAAAAAGACGGAGCTTGACGATGAGGCTATGGGCTATGTTCAGATACTGGATAAGAAATCACAGAAGCTTAAAAGCATAGTTGCCGATGTTTTCAGCCTGGCAAAGGCGACAAGCGGCATAGATGTAAATATGGAGGAATTAGATTTTGTAAGGCTTTTTAATCAGTGTCTGGCAGATGCAGATGATAAGATAAACGAAAGCGGAAAAGTAGTCAAGCTGTCAGTGACAGCAGATACCGCACCTGTTATGGGTGACGGAAACAAGCTTTACCGCGTACTGCAGAACATCATAGACAATGCGCTTAAATATTCTATGGACGGTTCACGTATTTTCATGGAACTTAAACGCACTGAAGATGACGTAGTTCTGTCTGTCAAGAATACGTCATCATATCCTATTGAATTTACCGCGGACGAGATAACAGAAAGATTTGTCCGCGGGGATAAGTCGAGGACGGACGGCGGCAGCGGGCTTGGACTTTCGATAGCGAAAAGCTTTACGGAAGCCTGCGGCGGACATTTTGATATAGAACTTGAAGGAGATATGTTCAAGGCTGTTATGACGATGCCTCTGATAAAAAAAGAACAGGCAGAAGAAAAAGAGATAATATAA
- a CDS encoding response regulator transcription factor, protein MDYITATILVVDDDRDIVAAIAKLLELEGYKTVRAYDGIEALEKLSENDIQLILIDVMMPRLDGLSAIMKIRDKRNIPIIVLSAKSEDTDKILGLSMGADDYITKPYNPMELTARVKSSLRRYMQLGDIGSINKTDVIKIGGLELDKGAKSITVDGEPVKLTATELKILELLMENAGHVFSAEEIYRRVWNEDAYAVENTVMVHIRHIREKIEIDPKEPRYLKVVWGIGYKIEKNI, encoded by the coding sequence ATGGATTATATCACAGCAACTATTCTTGTAGTAGACGATGACAGGGACATCGTGGCAGCCATCGCGAAGCTGCTGGAGCTTGAAGGGTATAAAACTGTCAGGGCATATGACGGTATCGAAGCACTGGAGAAGCTTTCGGAGAACGACATACAGCTTATACTGATAGACGTGATGATGCCGAGGTTGGACGGCTTATCGGCTATAATGAAGATACGCGACAAGCGGAATATCCCGATAATAGTATTATCAGCAAAATCCGAGGATACAGATAAAATACTCGGACTTTCAATGGGTGCTGACGACTATATCACAAAGCCCTATAATCCCATGGAGCTTACCGCCCGTGTGAAGAGCAGCCTGCGAAGATATATGCAGCTTGGTGATATAGGCAGTATAAACAAAACGGACGTTATAAAAATAGGCGGTCTTGAACTTGATAAAGGTGCAAAATCCATTACGGTGGACGGCGAACCGGTCAAGCTGACAGCTACGGAATTGAAGATACTTGAACTGCTTATGGAGAACGCTGGTCATGTATTTTCGGCAGAGGAGATATACCGCAGGGTGTGGAATGAGGACGCTTACGCGGTGGAGAACACAGTAATGGTACATATAAGGCATATTCGGGAGAAAATAGAGATCGACCCGAAGGAGCCGAGATATCTGAAAGTGGTGTGGGGCATTGGGTACAAGATCGAAAAAAATATCTAA
- a CDS encoding RNA 2'-phosphotransferase, producing MSKIKNDDVSLGRFISLVLRHEPSAAGIVLDAEGWADVDELIHGICNTGRKLDMETLERIVRENNKQRYSFNEDKTKIRANQGHSINVVINMKIMSPPEVLYHGTSEAFIESIKEKGISKMSRQYVHLSEDMDSAVKVGSRHGKPAVLVIDTAKMSADGFVFRISENGVWQSDDIPWKYVTEIKYP from the coding sequence ATGTCAAAGATAAAAAACGATGATGTATCTCTTGGACGATTTATCAGTCTTGTTCTTCGGCATGAACCCTCTGCTGCAGGGATAGTACTTGATGCGGAGGGGTGGGCTGACGTTGATGAACTGATACACGGTATATGTAACACTGGCAGAAAGCTGGATATGGAAACCCTGGAACGCATTGTGCGTGAGAACAACAAGCAGCGTTATTCTTTCAATGAAGATAAAACAAAGATACGTGCCAATCAGGGACATAGTATCAATGTTGTCATAAATATGAAGATAATGTCTCCGCCTGAAGTGCTTTATCATGGTACATCTGAAGCTTTTATTGAAAGCATAAAAGAGAAAGGGATATCTAAAATGTCAAGGCAGTACGTACATCTGTCCGAAGATATGGACTCAGCAGTTAAAGTAGGCAGTCGTCACGGGAAGCCTGCTGTGCTTGTTATTGACACTGCAAAAATGTCGGCAGATGGTTTTGTATTCCGTATTTCGGAAAACGGAGTATGGCAGAGTGATGACATACCGTGGAAATACGTAACTGAGATAAAGTATCCATAA
- a CDS encoding DUF2975 domain-containing protein: MVNELTGWSQMKSLKLSRLLVAGMFFLLIALMFTSNIVAEWFCAVSVGNGILTSGLEIAVTVMICICDAFALTAVAALNKLLTNISKNEVFIPQNTKCLRLISWCCVFAGITMIIFSLWKYIFLFAAFLALFIGLVMRVMKNVFEKAVELKSENDFTI; the protein is encoded by the coding sequence ATGGTAAACGAATTGACAGGCTGGTCACAAATGAAATCGCTGAAGCTATCAAGGCTTCTAGTAGCAGGAATGTTTTTCCTGCTGATCGCGCTGATGTTCACATCAAATATTGTAGCAGAATGGTTCTGCGCCGTATCCGTAGGTAATGGGATACTGACCTCAGGACTGGAGATCGCGGTAACAGTTATGATATGTATATGTGATGCTTTCGCTCTTACTGCCGTAGCTGCGCTTAATAAGCTGCTTACAAACATATCAAAAAATGAGGTATTCATCCCACAGAATACTAAATGCCTGCGTCTTATATCCTGGTGCTGCGTATTTGCCGGCATTACAATGATCATTTTCAGTCTTTGGAAGTACATCTTCCTGTTCGCTGCTTTTCTCGCATTATTCATTGGATTGGTGATGCGCGTTATGAAAAACGTGTTTGAAAAAGCAGTAGAACTTAAATCTGAAAATGACTTCACTATATGA
- a CDS encoding galactokinase, translating into MKTLSLGRIYSEEDMERQLQRYGRTAVEFKKLFGETPQYFFSAPGRTEVGGNHTDHNLGCVLAAGVSLDIIAAVIPMDDGYITVKSEGFPTDVVDICDTLPREDEKNTSSALIRGMADGFKNNGHKLGGFKAYMTSEVLQGSGLSSSAAYEVIIGTILNGLYNDGEIDDVEIAKLAQYAENVHFGKPSGLMDQMASSVGGLITIDFKDKEQPLIKSVKYDFAKSGHKLCIIDTKGSHADLTLEYAAIPPEMKSVAEYFGKTVLREITKDDVMKNIVTLREKCGDRAVLRALHFFDENDRVAKQAEALENGEFGEFLRFINESGNSSLAYLQNIFAAVNVREQGLTVALYLAKQILGDEGACRVHGGGFAGTIQAFVPENKLEEFKNGMDRVFGTGACHVLTIRNCGGTKVLFEV; encoded by the coding sequence ATGAAAACTCTTTCACTGGGCAGGATATATTCGGAAGAAGATATGGAAAGACAGCTTCAGCGCTACGGCAGAACTGCTGTTGAATTCAAGAAGCTTTTCGGTGAAACACCGCAGTACTTTTTCAGTGCACCCGGACGAACCGAGGTCGGTGGAAACCATACTGACCACAATCTTGGATGTGTACTGGCTGCAGGAGTTTCGCTTGATATCATAGCAGCAGTTATACCTATGGATGATGGCTATATCACAGTGAAATCAGAGGGTTTCCCTACTGATGTAGTGGATATATGCGATACACTTCCCCGTGAAGACGAAAAGAACACATCTTCCGCACTGATACGAGGTATGGCAGACGGCTTTAAGAATAACGGACACAAGCTTGGCGGTTTCAAGGCTTATATGACTTCTGAGGTACTGCAGGGTTCAGGACTTTCCTCTTCGGCAGCCTATGAGGTCATAATCGGTACAATACTCAACGGTCTGTACAATGACGGAGAAATTGATGATGTTGAGATCGCAAAGCTGGCACAATATGCCGAGAATGTCCATTTCGGCAAGCCTTCGGGGTTAATGGACCAGATGGCTTCCTCAGTAGGCGGACTTATCACCATAGATTTCAAGGATAAGGAACAGCCGTTAATAAAGAGCGTAAAATATGATTTTGCCAAAAGCGGACACAAACTATGCATTATCGATACCAAAGGCAGCCATGCAGATCTTACACTGGAATATGCTGCTATCCCGCCTGAGATGAAAAGTGTAGCCGAGTATTTCGGCAAAACAGTGCTGCGCGAGATCACCAAGGATGACGTAATGAAAAATATAGTCACACTGAGGGAAAAATGCGGTGACAGGGCTGTACTCAGAGCGCTGCATTTCTTTGATGAGAATGATAGAGTAGCTAAGCAGGCTGAGGCTCTTGAAAACGGAGAGTTCGGAGAGTTCCTGAGGTTTATAAACGAAAGCGGAAATTCTTCCCTAGCCTATCTGCAGAATATATTTGCGGCTGTGAATGTTCGTGAACAAGGTCTGACAGTAGCACTGTATCTCGCAAAGCAGATACTCGGTGATGAAGGCGCTTGCAGAGTTCACGGCGGAGGATTTGCAGGAACGATACAGGCATTCGTACCCGAAAACAAACTGGAAGAATTCAAAAACGGTATGGACAGAGTATTCGGCACTGGTGCCTGCCATGTGCTGACAATAAGGAACTGCGGCGGAACAAAGGTGCTGTTTGAAGTATGA
- a CDS encoding helix-turn-helix domain-containing protein has translation MAIIVNLDVMMAKRKISSNELAEKVGITAANLSILKTGKAKAVRFSTLDKICEVLKCQPGDILEHSDE, from the coding sequence ATGGCGATAATCGTAAATCTCGATGTGATGATGGCAAAAAGGAAGATATCTTCTAATGAACTTGCAGAAAAAGTCGGTATCACAGCAGCAAATCTTTCTATACTGAAAACAGGCAAAGCCAAAGCTGTACGTTTTTCTACCCTCGATAAGATATGCGAGGTGCTGAAATGTCAGCCCGGCGATATACTGGAACACTCAGACGAATAA
- a CDS encoding M15 family metallopeptidase translates to MKKRRSALTPFIAVLIIVLVLMAVFVVFIKHDKLNVAGQVTALFRGRVEYHPEEISDDGLELRTVDVEDVKVGTAMMLINKDHPLGEYFEPSICEYKDSGVMMSTDSVDSYAALSKAVMDNCGEPLYVMSSYRTPEEQQELYEDQGSSEAMPPHCSEHETGLAQDLYFSGFAGKNINDCPAGKYLTEHAHEYGFIVRYPSFGRMVTGINYEPWHFRYVGQPHAKIITDNRLTLEEYIDGLEYGSFYEYEDYIISRQKGDSLLIPQNYTCDISYDNCGGYILTAKKK, encoded by the coding sequence ATGAAAAAAAGAAGATCGGCTCTAACACCATTTATTGCAGTCCTGATAATTGTACTTGTTTTAATGGCGGTGTTTGTAGTTTTCATCAAGCATGACAAATTAAACGTTGCAGGTCAGGTCACAGCGCTTTTCCGCGGCAGAGTTGAGTATCATCCTGAAGAGATATCCGATGACGGACTTGAGTTGAGGACAGTGGATGTAGAGGATGTTAAAGTAGGTACTGCCATGATGCTGATAAACAAAGATCACCCTCTTGGTGAGTATTTTGAACCTTCTATATGCGAATATAAGGATTCCGGTGTGATGATGTCAACAGATTCAGTGGACAGCTATGCGGCTCTTTCTAAAGCGGTTATGGATAACTGCGGAGAACCGCTGTACGTGATGTCATCATACCGCACACCTGAGGAACAGCAGGAACTGTATGAAGATCAGGGCAGCAGCGAGGCTATGCCGCCCCACTGTTCGGAGCATGAAACGGGTCTGGCACAGGATCTGTATTTCAGCGGGTTTGCGGGCAAGAATATCAACGATTGTCCTGCGGGAAAATACCTCACGGAACACGCTCACGAGTATGGCTTTATCGTGAGATACCCATCTTTCGGCAGAATGGTGACCGGTATAAACTACGAACCCTGGCATTTCAGGTATGTGGGTCAGCCTCATGCGAAGATAATTACAGATAACAGGCTTACTCTTGAAGAATATATCGACGGTTTGGAATACGGCAGCTTTTACGAATATGAAGATTATATAATATCCAGGCAGAAAGGAGACAGCCTTCTTATACCTCAGAATTACACCTGCGATATATCATATGACAACTGCGGTGGTTATATCCTGACAGCAAAAAAGAAATGA